One Sciurus carolinensis chromosome 10, mSciCar1.2, whole genome shotgun sequence genomic window carries:
- the Fgfr3 gene encoding fibroblast growth factor receptor 3 isoform X6: MGAPACALALCVAVAVVAGVASEPPGTEQRVVPRAAEAPGSEPSQQEQVVFGSGDTMELSCYPPGGGFVGPTVWVKDGSGLVSSGRVLVGSRRLQVLNVSHEDAGTYSCRQRLTQRVLCRFSVRVTDAPSSGDDEDGEDVAEDTGAPYWTRPERMDKKLLAVPAANTVRFRCPAAGNPTPSISWLKNGKEFRGEHRIGGIKLRHQQWSLVMESVVPSDRGNYTCVVENKFGSIRQTYTLDVLERSPHRPILQAGLPANQTAVLGSDVEFHCKVYSDAQPHIQWLKHVEVNGSRVGPDGTPYVTVLKTAGANTTDKELEVLSLRNVTFEDAGEYTCLAGNSIGFSHHSAWLAVLPAEEERVEADEAGSVYAGVLSYGVGFFLFILVVAAVTLCRLRSPPKKGLGSPTVHTVSRFPLKRQVSLESNSSMNSNTPLVRIARLSSGEGPTLANVSELELPADPKWELSRARLTLGKPLGEGCFGQVVMAEATGIDKDRAARPVTVAVKMLKDDASDKDLSDLVSEMEMMKMIGKHKNIINLLGACTQGGPLYVLVEYAAKGNLREYLRARRPPGMDYSFHTCRLPEEQLTFKDLVSCAYQVARGMEYLASQKCIHRDLAARNVLVTEDNVMKIADFGLARDVHNLDYYKKTTNGRLPVKWMAPEALFDRVYTHQSDVWSFGVLLWEIFTLGGSPYPGIPVEELFKLLKEGHRMDRPANCTHDLYMIMRECWHAVPAQRPTFKQLVEDLDRVLTVTSTDEYLDLSVPFEQYSPGGQDTPSSSSSGDDSVFTHDLLPPAPPSSVGPRT, translated from the exons ATGGGCGCCCCGGCCTGCGCCCTCGCACTGTGCGTGGCCGTGGCGGTTGTGGCCGGCGTCGCCTCGGAGCCCCCGGGCACAGAGCAGCGCGTTGTGCCGAGAGCGGCAG AGGCCCCCGGGTCTGAGCCCAGCCAGCAGGAGCAGGTGGTCTTTGGCAGTGGCGACACTATGGAGCTGAGCTGCTACCCACCTGGAGGTGGTTTTGTGGGTCCCACTGTCTGGGTCAAGGATGGCTCGGGACTGGTGTCCTCGGGCCGCGTCCTGGTGGGGTCCCGGCGGCTGCAGGTGCTGAACGTTTCCCACGAAGATGCAGGGACCTACAGTTGCCGGCAGCGGCTCACGCAGCGCGTGCTGTGCCGCTTCAGTGTGCGCGTGACAG ATGCTCCGTCCTCGGGAGACGATGAAGACGGGGAGGACGTGGCTGAGGACACAG GGGCTCCCTACTGGACACGGCCAGAGCGGATGGACAAGAAGCTGCTGGCGGTGCCAGCTGCCAACACCGTCCGCTTCCGCTGCCCAGCTGCTGGCAACCCCACTCCCTCCATCTCCTGGCTGAAGAACGGCAAGGAATTCCGTGGGGAGCATCGCATCGGGGGCATCAAG CTGCGGCACCAGCAGTGGAGCCTGGTCATGGAGAGCGTGGTGCCCTCGGACCGCGGCAACTACACCTGTGTGGTGGAGAACAAGTTTGGCAGCATCCGGCAGACGTACACGCTGGACGTACTGG AGCGCTCCCCGCACCGGCCCATCCTGCAGGCAGGGCTGCCAGCCAACCAGACGGCGGTGCTGGGCAGCGACGTGGAGTTCCACTGCAAGGTGTACAGCGACGCGCAGCCCCACATCCAGTGGCTGAAGCACGTGGAGGTGAACGGCAGCCGGGTGGGCCCCGACGGCACGCCCTACGTCACCGTGCTCAAG ACGGCGGGCGCTAACACCACCGACAAGGAGCTAGAGGTTCTGTCCTTGCGCAATGTCACCTTTGAGGACGCGGGGGAGTACACCTGCCTGGCGGGCAATTCTATCGGGTTTTCCCATCACTCTGCGTGGCTGGCGGTGCTGCCAG CCGAGGAGGAGCGGGTGGAGGCGGACGAGGCTGGCAGCGTGTATGCAGGCGTCCTCAGCTACGGGGTGGgcttcttcctcttcatcctgGTGGTGGCGGCTGTGACGCTGTGCCGCCTGCGCAGCCCCCCCAAGAAGGGCCTGGGCTCGCCCACCGTGCACACGGTCTCCCGCTTCCCGCTGAAGCGACAG GTGTCCTTGGAGTCCAACTCGTCCATGAACTCCAACACGCCGCTGGTCCGCATCGCCCGGCTGTCCTCGGGAGAGGGTCCCACACTGGCCAACGTTTCTGAGCTCGAGTTACCCGCCGACCCCAAGTGGGAGCTGTCCCGGGCCCG GCTGACCCTGGGCAAGCCTCTTGGAGAGGGCTGCTTCGGCCAGGTGGTCATGGCGGAGGCCACTGGCATCGACAAGGACCGTGCCGCCAGGCCTGTCACAGTGGCTGTGAAGATGCTGAAAG ACGACGCCTCTGACAAGGACCTGTCGGACCTGGTGTCAGAGATGGAGATGATGAAGATGATTGGGAAGCACAAGAACATCATCAACCTGCTGGGGGCCTGCACACAGGGCG GGCCTCTGTACGTACTGGTGGAGTACGCAGCCAAGGGCAACCTGCGGGAGTACCTGCGGGCACGGAGGCCTCCGGGCATGGACTACTCCTTCCACACCTGCAGGCTGCCTGAGGAACAGCTCACCTTCAAGGACCTGGTGTCCTGTGCCTATCAGGTGGCACGGGGCATGGAGTACCTGGCCTCCCAGAAG TGCATCCACAGGGACCTTGCTGCCCGCAACGTGCTGGTGACCGAGGACAACGTGATGAAGATCGCAGACTTTGGCCTGGCCCGCGACGTGCACAACCTCGACTACTATAAGAAGACCACCAAT GGCCGGCTGCCCGTGAAGTGGATGGCTCCCGAGGCTCTGTTTGACCGAGTCTACACCCACCAGAGTGACGT CTGGTCCTTCGGGGTCCTGCTCTGGGAGATCTTCACGCTGGGGGGCTCGCCCTACCCTGGCATCCCCGTGGAAGAGCTCTTCAAGCTGCTGAAGGAGGGCCACCGCATGGACAGGCCAGCCAACTGCACGCATGACCT GTACATGATCATGCGTGAGTGCTGGCACGCTGTGCCTGCCCAGAGGCCCACCTTCAAGCAGCTCGTGGAGGACCTGGACCGCGTTCTCACCGTGACGTCCACAGAT GAGTACCTGGACCTGTCGGTGCCCTTTGAGCAGTACTCGCCTGGTGGCCAGGACACCCCCAGCTCCAGCTCCTCCGGGGATGACTCTGTGTTTACCCACGACCtgctgcccccagccccacctaGCAGCGTGGGCCCTCGGACGTGA
- the Fgfr3 gene encoding fibroblast growth factor receptor 3 isoform X8 produces the protein MGAPACALALCVAVAVVAGVASEPPGTEQRVVPRAAEAPGSEPSQQEQVVFGSGDTMELSCYPPGGGFVGPTVWVKDGSGLVSSGRVLVGSRRLQVLNVSHEDAGTYSCRQRLTQRVLCRFSVRVTDAPSSGDDEDGEDVAEDTGAPYWTRPERMDKKLLAVPAANTVRFRCPAAGNPTPSISWLKNGKEFRGEHRIGGIKLRHQQWSLVMESVVPSDRGNYTCVVENKFGSIRQTYTLDVLERSPHRPILQAGLPANQTAVLGSDVEFHCKVYSDAQPHIQWLKHVEVNGSRVGPDGTPYVTVLKVSLESNSSMNSNTPLVRIARLSSGEGPTLANVSELELPADPKWELSRARLTLGKPLGEGCFGQVVMAEATGIDKDRAARPVTVAVKMLKDDASDKDLSDLVSEMEMMKMIGKHKNIINLLGACTQGGPLYVLVEYAAKGNLREYLRARRPPGMDYSFHTCRLPEEQLTFKDLVSCAYQVARGMEYLASQKCIHRDLAARNVLVTEDNVMKIADFGLARDVHNLDYYKKTTNGRLPVKWMAPEALFDRVYTHQSDVWSFGVLLWEIFTLGGSPYPGIPVEELFKLLKEGHRMDRPANCTHDLYMIMRECWHAVPAQRPTFKQLVEDLDRVLTVTSTDEYLDLSVPFEQYSPGGQDTPSSSSSGDDSVFTHDLLPPAPPSSVGPRT, from the exons ATGGGCGCCCCGGCCTGCGCCCTCGCACTGTGCGTGGCCGTGGCGGTTGTGGCCGGCGTCGCCTCGGAGCCCCCGGGCACAGAGCAGCGCGTTGTGCCGAGAGCGGCAG AGGCCCCCGGGTCTGAGCCCAGCCAGCAGGAGCAGGTGGTCTTTGGCAGTGGCGACACTATGGAGCTGAGCTGCTACCCACCTGGAGGTGGTTTTGTGGGTCCCACTGTCTGGGTCAAGGATGGCTCGGGACTGGTGTCCTCGGGCCGCGTCCTGGTGGGGTCCCGGCGGCTGCAGGTGCTGAACGTTTCCCACGAAGATGCAGGGACCTACAGTTGCCGGCAGCGGCTCACGCAGCGCGTGCTGTGCCGCTTCAGTGTGCGCGTGACAG ATGCTCCGTCCTCGGGAGACGATGAAGACGGGGAGGACGTGGCTGAGGACACAG GGGCTCCCTACTGGACACGGCCAGAGCGGATGGACAAGAAGCTGCTGGCGGTGCCAGCTGCCAACACCGTCCGCTTCCGCTGCCCAGCTGCTGGCAACCCCACTCCCTCCATCTCCTGGCTGAAGAACGGCAAGGAATTCCGTGGGGAGCATCGCATCGGGGGCATCAAG CTGCGGCACCAGCAGTGGAGCCTGGTCATGGAGAGCGTGGTGCCCTCGGACCGCGGCAACTACACCTGTGTGGTGGAGAACAAGTTTGGCAGCATCCGGCAGACGTACACGCTGGACGTACTGG AGCGCTCCCCGCACCGGCCCATCCTGCAGGCAGGGCTGCCAGCCAACCAGACGGCGGTGCTGGGCAGCGACGTGGAGTTCCACTGCAAGGTGTACAGCGACGCGCAGCCCCACATCCAGTGGCTGAAGCACGTGGAGGTGAACGGCAGCCGGGTGGGCCCCGACGGCACGCCCTACGTCACCGTGCTCAAG GTGTCCTTGGAGTCCAACTCGTCCATGAACTCCAACACGCCGCTGGTCCGCATCGCCCGGCTGTCCTCGGGAGAGGGTCCCACACTGGCCAACGTTTCTGAGCTCGAGTTACCCGCCGACCCCAAGTGGGAGCTGTCCCGGGCCCG GCTGACCCTGGGCAAGCCTCTTGGAGAGGGCTGCTTCGGCCAGGTGGTCATGGCGGAGGCCACTGGCATCGACAAGGACCGTGCCGCCAGGCCTGTCACAGTGGCTGTGAAGATGCTGAAAG ACGACGCCTCTGACAAGGACCTGTCGGACCTGGTGTCAGAGATGGAGATGATGAAGATGATTGGGAAGCACAAGAACATCATCAACCTGCTGGGGGCCTGCACACAGGGCG GGCCTCTGTACGTACTGGTGGAGTACGCAGCCAAGGGCAACCTGCGGGAGTACCTGCGGGCACGGAGGCCTCCGGGCATGGACTACTCCTTCCACACCTGCAGGCTGCCTGAGGAACAGCTCACCTTCAAGGACCTGGTGTCCTGTGCCTATCAGGTGGCACGGGGCATGGAGTACCTGGCCTCCCAGAAG TGCATCCACAGGGACCTTGCTGCCCGCAACGTGCTGGTGACCGAGGACAACGTGATGAAGATCGCAGACTTTGGCCTGGCCCGCGACGTGCACAACCTCGACTACTATAAGAAGACCACCAAT GGCCGGCTGCCCGTGAAGTGGATGGCTCCCGAGGCTCTGTTTGACCGAGTCTACACCCACCAGAGTGACGT CTGGTCCTTCGGGGTCCTGCTCTGGGAGATCTTCACGCTGGGGGGCTCGCCCTACCCTGGCATCCCCGTGGAAGAGCTCTTCAAGCTGCTGAAGGAGGGCCACCGCATGGACAGGCCAGCCAACTGCACGCATGACCT GTACATGATCATGCGTGAGTGCTGGCACGCTGTGCCTGCCCAGAGGCCCACCTTCAAGCAGCTCGTGGAGGACCTGGACCGCGTTCTCACCGTGACGTCCACAGAT GAGTACCTGGACCTGTCGGTGCCCTTTGAGCAGTACTCGCCTGGTGGCCAGGACACCCCCAGCTCCAGCTCCTCCGGGGATGACTCTGTGTTTACCCACGACCtgctgcccccagccccacctaGCAGCGTGGGCCCTCGGACGTGA
- the Fgfr3 gene encoding fibroblast growth factor receptor 3 isoform X5: protein MGAPACALALCVAVAVVAGVASEPPGTEQRVVPRAAEAPGSEPSQQEQVVFGSGDTMELSCYPPGGGFVGPTVWVKDGSGLVSSGRVLVGSRRLQVLNVSHEDAGTYSCRQRLTQRVLCRFSVRVTDAPSSGDDEDGEDVAEDTGAPYWTRPERMDKKLLAVPAANTVRFRCPAAGNPTPSISWLKNGKEFRGEHRIGGIKLRHQQWSLVMESVVPSDRGNYTCVVENKFGSIRQTYTLDVLERSPHRPILQAGLPANQTAVLGSDVEFHCKVYSDAQPHIQWLKHVEVNGSRVGPDGTPYVTVLKTAGANTTDKELEVLSLRNVTFEDAGEYTCLAGNSIGFSHHSAWLAVLPAEEERVEADEAGSVYAGVLSYGVGFFLFILVVAAVTLCRLRSPPKKGLGSPTVHTVSRFPLKRQQVSLESNSSMNSNTPLVRIARLSSGEGPTLANVSELELPADPKWELSRARLTLGKPLGEGCFGQVVMAEATGIDKDRAARPVTVAVKMLKDDASDKDLSDLVSEMEMMKMIGKHKNIINLLGACTQGGPLYVLVEYAAKGNLREYLRARRPPGMDYSFHTCRLPEEQLTFKDLVSCAYQVARGMEYLASQKCIHRDLAARNVLVTEDNVMKIADFGLARDVHNLDYYKKTTNGRLPVKWMAPEALFDRVYTHQSDVWSFGVLLWEIFTLGGSPYPGIPVEELFKLLKEGHRMDRPANCTHDLYMIMRECWHAVPAQRPTFKQLVEDLDRVLTVTSTDEYLDLSVPFEQYSPGGQDTPSSSSSGDDSVFTHDLLPPAPPSSVGPRT, encoded by the exons ATGGGCGCCCCGGCCTGCGCCCTCGCACTGTGCGTGGCCGTGGCGGTTGTGGCCGGCGTCGCCTCGGAGCCCCCGGGCACAGAGCAGCGCGTTGTGCCGAGAGCGGCAG AGGCCCCCGGGTCTGAGCCCAGCCAGCAGGAGCAGGTGGTCTTTGGCAGTGGCGACACTATGGAGCTGAGCTGCTACCCACCTGGAGGTGGTTTTGTGGGTCCCACTGTCTGGGTCAAGGATGGCTCGGGACTGGTGTCCTCGGGCCGCGTCCTGGTGGGGTCCCGGCGGCTGCAGGTGCTGAACGTTTCCCACGAAGATGCAGGGACCTACAGTTGCCGGCAGCGGCTCACGCAGCGCGTGCTGTGCCGCTTCAGTGTGCGCGTGACAG ATGCTCCGTCCTCGGGAGACGATGAAGACGGGGAGGACGTGGCTGAGGACACAG GGGCTCCCTACTGGACACGGCCAGAGCGGATGGACAAGAAGCTGCTGGCGGTGCCAGCTGCCAACACCGTCCGCTTCCGCTGCCCAGCTGCTGGCAACCCCACTCCCTCCATCTCCTGGCTGAAGAACGGCAAGGAATTCCGTGGGGAGCATCGCATCGGGGGCATCAAG CTGCGGCACCAGCAGTGGAGCCTGGTCATGGAGAGCGTGGTGCCCTCGGACCGCGGCAACTACACCTGTGTGGTGGAGAACAAGTTTGGCAGCATCCGGCAGACGTACACGCTGGACGTACTGG AGCGCTCCCCGCACCGGCCCATCCTGCAGGCAGGGCTGCCAGCCAACCAGACGGCGGTGCTGGGCAGCGACGTGGAGTTCCACTGCAAGGTGTACAGCGACGCGCAGCCCCACATCCAGTGGCTGAAGCACGTGGAGGTGAACGGCAGCCGGGTGGGCCCCGACGGCACGCCCTACGTCACCGTGCTCAAG ACGGCGGGCGCTAACACCACCGACAAGGAGCTAGAGGTTCTGTCCTTGCGCAATGTCACCTTTGAGGACGCGGGGGAGTACACCTGCCTGGCGGGCAATTCTATCGGGTTTTCCCATCACTCTGCGTGGCTGGCGGTGCTGCCAG CCGAGGAGGAGCGGGTGGAGGCGGACGAGGCTGGCAGCGTGTATGCAGGCGTCCTCAGCTACGGGGTGGgcttcttcctcttcatcctgGTGGTGGCGGCTGTGACGCTGTGCCGCCTGCGCAGCCCCCCCAAGAAGGGCCTGGGCTCGCCCACCGTGCACACGGTCTCCCGCTTCCCGCTGAAGCGACAG CAGGTGTCCTTGGAGTCCAACTCGTCCATGAACTCCAACACGCCGCTGGTCCGCATCGCCCGGCTGTCCTCGGGAGAGGGTCCCACACTGGCCAACGTTTCTGAGCTCGAGTTACCCGCCGACCCCAAGTGGGAGCTGTCCCGGGCCCG GCTGACCCTGGGCAAGCCTCTTGGAGAGGGCTGCTTCGGCCAGGTGGTCATGGCGGAGGCCACTGGCATCGACAAGGACCGTGCCGCCAGGCCTGTCACAGTGGCTGTGAAGATGCTGAAAG ACGACGCCTCTGACAAGGACCTGTCGGACCTGGTGTCAGAGATGGAGATGATGAAGATGATTGGGAAGCACAAGAACATCATCAACCTGCTGGGGGCCTGCACACAGGGCG GGCCTCTGTACGTACTGGTGGAGTACGCAGCCAAGGGCAACCTGCGGGAGTACCTGCGGGCACGGAGGCCTCCGGGCATGGACTACTCCTTCCACACCTGCAGGCTGCCTGAGGAACAGCTCACCTTCAAGGACCTGGTGTCCTGTGCCTATCAGGTGGCACGGGGCATGGAGTACCTGGCCTCCCAGAAG TGCATCCACAGGGACCTTGCTGCCCGCAACGTGCTGGTGACCGAGGACAACGTGATGAAGATCGCAGACTTTGGCCTGGCCCGCGACGTGCACAACCTCGACTACTATAAGAAGACCACCAAT GGCCGGCTGCCCGTGAAGTGGATGGCTCCCGAGGCTCTGTTTGACCGAGTCTACACCCACCAGAGTGACGT CTGGTCCTTCGGGGTCCTGCTCTGGGAGATCTTCACGCTGGGGGGCTCGCCCTACCCTGGCATCCCCGTGGAAGAGCTCTTCAAGCTGCTGAAGGAGGGCCACCGCATGGACAGGCCAGCCAACTGCACGCATGACCT GTACATGATCATGCGTGAGTGCTGGCACGCTGTGCCTGCCCAGAGGCCCACCTTCAAGCAGCTCGTGGAGGACCTGGACCGCGTTCTCACCGTGACGTCCACAGAT GAGTACCTGGACCTGTCGGTGCCCTTTGAGCAGTACTCGCCTGGTGGCCAGGACACCCCCAGCTCCAGCTCCTCCGGGGATGACTCTGTGTTTACCCACGACCtgctgcccccagccccacctaGCAGCGTGGGCCCTCGGACGTGA
- the Fgfr3 gene encoding fibroblast growth factor receptor 3 isoform X4, producing MGAPACALALCVAVAVVAGVASEPPGTEQRVVPRAAEAPGSEPSQQEQVVFGSGDTMELSCYPPGGGFVGPTVWVKDGSGLVSSGRVLVGSRRLQVLNVSHEDAGTYSCRQRLTQRVLCRFSVRVTDAPSSGDDEDGEDVAEDTGAPYWTRPERMDKKLLAVPAANTVRFRCPAAGNPTPSISWLKNGKEFRGEHRIGGIKLRHQQWSLVMESVVPSDRGNYTCVVENKFGSIRQTYTLDVLERSPHRPILQAGLPANQTAVLGSDVEFHCKVYSDAQPHIQWLKHVEVNGSRVGPDGTPYVTVLKTAGANTTDKELEVLSLRNVTFEDAGEYTCLAGNSIGFSHHSAWLAVLPAEEERVEADEAGSVYAGVLSYGVGFFLFILVVAAVTLCRLRSPPKKGLGSPTVHTVSRFPLKRQVTVSLESNSSMNSNTPLVRIARLSSGEGPTLANVSELELPADPKWELSRARLTLGKPLGEGCFGQVVMAEATGIDKDRAARPVTVAVKMLKDDASDKDLSDLVSEMEMMKMIGKHKNIINLLGACTQGGPLYVLVEYAAKGNLREYLRARRPPGMDYSFHTCRLPEEQLTFKDLVSCAYQVARGMEYLASQKCIHRDLAARNVLVTEDNVMKIADFGLARDVHNLDYYKKTTNGRLPVKWMAPEALFDRVYTHQSDVWSFGVLLWEIFTLGGSPYPGIPVEELFKLLKEGHRMDRPANCTHDLYMIMRECWHAVPAQRPTFKQLVEDLDRVLTVTSTDEYLDLSVPFEQYSPGGQDTPSSSSSGDDSVFTHDLLPPAPPSSVGPRT from the exons ATGGGCGCCCCGGCCTGCGCCCTCGCACTGTGCGTGGCCGTGGCGGTTGTGGCCGGCGTCGCCTCGGAGCCCCCGGGCACAGAGCAGCGCGTTGTGCCGAGAGCGGCAG AGGCCCCCGGGTCTGAGCCCAGCCAGCAGGAGCAGGTGGTCTTTGGCAGTGGCGACACTATGGAGCTGAGCTGCTACCCACCTGGAGGTGGTTTTGTGGGTCCCACTGTCTGGGTCAAGGATGGCTCGGGACTGGTGTCCTCGGGCCGCGTCCTGGTGGGGTCCCGGCGGCTGCAGGTGCTGAACGTTTCCCACGAAGATGCAGGGACCTACAGTTGCCGGCAGCGGCTCACGCAGCGCGTGCTGTGCCGCTTCAGTGTGCGCGTGACAG ATGCTCCGTCCTCGGGAGACGATGAAGACGGGGAGGACGTGGCTGAGGACACAG GGGCTCCCTACTGGACACGGCCAGAGCGGATGGACAAGAAGCTGCTGGCGGTGCCAGCTGCCAACACCGTCCGCTTCCGCTGCCCAGCTGCTGGCAACCCCACTCCCTCCATCTCCTGGCTGAAGAACGGCAAGGAATTCCGTGGGGAGCATCGCATCGGGGGCATCAAG CTGCGGCACCAGCAGTGGAGCCTGGTCATGGAGAGCGTGGTGCCCTCGGACCGCGGCAACTACACCTGTGTGGTGGAGAACAAGTTTGGCAGCATCCGGCAGACGTACACGCTGGACGTACTGG AGCGCTCCCCGCACCGGCCCATCCTGCAGGCAGGGCTGCCAGCCAACCAGACGGCGGTGCTGGGCAGCGACGTGGAGTTCCACTGCAAGGTGTACAGCGACGCGCAGCCCCACATCCAGTGGCTGAAGCACGTGGAGGTGAACGGCAGCCGGGTGGGCCCCGACGGCACGCCCTACGTCACCGTGCTCAAG ACGGCGGGCGCTAACACCACCGACAAGGAGCTAGAGGTTCTGTCCTTGCGCAATGTCACCTTTGAGGACGCGGGGGAGTACACCTGCCTGGCGGGCAATTCTATCGGGTTTTCCCATCACTCTGCGTGGCTGGCGGTGCTGCCAG CCGAGGAGGAGCGGGTGGAGGCGGACGAGGCTGGCAGCGTGTATGCAGGCGTCCTCAGCTACGGGGTGGgcttcttcctcttcatcctgGTGGTGGCGGCTGTGACGCTGTGCCGCCTGCGCAGCCCCCCCAAGAAGGGCCTGGGCTCGCCCACCGTGCACACGGTCTCCCGCTTCCCGCTGAAGCGACAGGTAACA GTGTCCTTGGAGTCCAACTCGTCCATGAACTCCAACACGCCGCTGGTCCGCATCGCCCGGCTGTCCTCGGGAGAGGGTCCCACACTGGCCAACGTTTCTGAGCTCGAGTTACCCGCCGACCCCAAGTGGGAGCTGTCCCGGGCCCG GCTGACCCTGGGCAAGCCTCTTGGAGAGGGCTGCTTCGGCCAGGTGGTCATGGCGGAGGCCACTGGCATCGACAAGGACCGTGCCGCCAGGCCTGTCACAGTGGCTGTGAAGATGCTGAAAG ACGACGCCTCTGACAAGGACCTGTCGGACCTGGTGTCAGAGATGGAGATGATGAAGATGATTGGGAAGCACAAGAACATCATCAACCTGCTGGGGGCCTGCACACAGGGCG GGCCTCTGTACGTACTGGTGGAGTACGCAGCCAAGGGCAACCTGCGGGAGTACCTGCGGGCACGGAGGCCTCCGGGCATGGACTACTCCTTCCACACCTGCAGGCTGCCTGAGGAACAGCTCACCTTCAAGGACCTGGTGTCCTGTGCCTATCAGGTGGCACGGGGCATGGAGTACCTGGCCTCCCAGAAG TGCATCCACAGGGACCTTGCTGCCCGCAACGTGCTGGTGACCGAGGACAACGTGATGAAGATCGCAGACTTTGGCCTGGCCCGCGACGTGCACAACCTCGACTACTATAAGAAGACCACCAAT GGCCGGCTGCCCGTGAAGTGGATGGCTCCCGAGGCTCTGTTTGACCGAGTCTACACCCACCAGAGTGACGT CTGGTCCTTCGGGGTCCTGCTCTGGGAGATCTTCACGCTGGGGGGCTCGCCCTACCCTGGCATCCCCGTGGAAGAGCTCTTCAAGCTGCTGAAGGAGGGCCACCGCATGGACAGGCCAGCCAACTGCACGCATGACCT GTACATGATCATGCGTGAGTGCTGGCACGCTGTGCCTGCCCAGAGGCCCACCTTCAAGCAGCTCGTGGAGGACCTGGACCGCGTTCTCACCGTGACGTCCACAGAT GAGTACCTGGACCTGTCGGTGCCCTTTGAGCAGTACTCGCCTGGTGGCCAGGACACCCCCAGCTCCAGCTCCTCCGGGGATGACTCTGTGTTTACCCACGACCtgctgcccccagccccacctaGCAGCGTGGGCCCTCGGACGTGA